The Desulfuromonadales bacterium genome has a segment encoding these proteins:
- a CDS encoding glutamate-cysteine ligase family protein, protein MKKVSRLGLFEGFGIELEYMLVDAKSLAVLPVADQLLRAVAGETVGEVEMGELCWSNELVLHVIELKTNGPSASLSGLVPVFHAHLQRINALLEPFGGRLMPGAMHPWMDPVRETCLWPHDNSPIYETYNRIFGCRGHGWANLQSVHLNLSFSGDEQFARLHAAVRLLLPVLPALAASSPVMDGKVTGLLDNRLEVYRFNQDRIPSVTGRVIPEPVFTRANYEAQILRILYRDIAPHDPEGILQEEWLNSRGAIARFERDTIEIRLLDVQECPAADLAVAALIVAVLKALTEERWGTLAEQQGWEIAPLEAILLVAIRDGDEAIIDDQRYLAAFGFPGKRATAGELWRSLASRLLSPEEEIRGPLTTILQQGPLARRLLHALGRAPSPERLREVYRELCHCLAEGRLFGG, encoded by the coding sequence ATGAAGAAGGTGAGCCGCCTCGGATTGTTCGAGGGTTTCGGCATCGAGCTGGAATACATGCTGGTCGACGCCAAAAGCCTGGCCGTGCTGCCGGTTGCGGACCAGCTGCTGCGGGCGGTCGCCGGGGAGACGGTCGGCGAGGTGGAGATGGGGGAGCTCTGCTGGTCCAACGAACTGGTGCTGCACGTCATCGAACTCAAGACCAACGGTCCTTCTGCCTCCCTCTCCGGCCTGGTGCCGGTCTTCCACGCGCATCTGCAGCGCATCAACGCCCTGCTCGAACCCTTCGGGGGGAGACTGATGCCGGGCGCCATGCACCCGTGGATGGACCCGGTTCGCGAAACCTGCCTCTGGCCGCACGACAACAGCCCCATCTATGAAACCTACAATCGCATCTTCGGCTGCCGGGGACACGGCTGGGCCAATCTGCAGAGCGTCCACCTCAACCTCTCCTTCTCCGGCGACGAGCAGTTCGCCCGGCTGCACGCCGCCGTCCGTCTGCTGCTGCCCGTCTTGCCGGCGCTTGCCGCCAGCTCGCCGGTGATGGACGGGAAGGTGACGGGGTTGCTGGACAATCGCCTGGAGGTCTATCGGTTCAATCAGGACCGCATCCCCTCGGTCACCGGCCGGGTCATCCCGGAGCCGGTCTTCACCCGAGCCAACTATGAAGCGCAGATTCTGCGGATCCTCTACCGGGACATCGCACCGCACGACCCCGAAGGCATCCTGCAGGAAGAGTGGCTCAATTCCCGGGGAGCTATCGCCCGTTTCGAGCGCGACACCATCGAGATCCGCCTCCTCGACGTCCAGGAGTGTCCGGCCGCCGACCTGGCGGTCGCCGCCCTCATCGTCGCCGTGCTCAAGGCGCTCACCGAGGAGAGATGGGGCACCCTGGCCGAACAGCAGGGATGGGAGATCGCGCCGTTGGAGGCGATTCTGCTCGTCGCCATTCGCGACGGGGACGAGGCAATCATCGACGACCAGCGCTACCTGGCCGCTTTCGGCTTCCCCGGCAAGCGGGCCACCGCCGGTGAACTCTGGCGTTCCCTGGCGTCGCGCCTGCTATCGCCGGAAGAAGAAATCAGAGGTCCACTGACGACCATCCTGCAGCAGGGACCGCTGGCCCGACGGCTGCTGCACGCTCTTGGCCGGGCGCCATCGCCAGAGCGCCTCAGGGAAGTCTAT